One genomic window of Paraburkholderia phytofirmans PsJN includes the following:
- the fhuB gene encoding Fe(3+)-hydroxamate ABC transporter permease FhuB, producing MTTLAARKRLSRSTQAMDSYRAPVKSRVTTIGAALVALIVIVAVMRLAPGFRTWLAAPTGSDAAQLAGILLFDLSVPRILAALVAGGCLAVAGTLFQSLTRNPLASPDLLGITGGAQLGLLAAMLVPSLAGVASVPLLFACGLGAAACVAAAAGGWRATPLRLVLAGSVCMLLFSALTTLILAFFEQSIVGVSLWASGSLYQPGAAGLKIAASWLVLPLIALPFVIRPLDPLALGDDAAAAAGVRVDATRLAAMVVAVGFASVAVSVAGPLSYVGLIAPNLLRQMRGAKASRLAALVPLSALVGGALVLVTDSAVQALDLDATLSTGVAIAFVGTPLMLAMIRSGAAWSGALHAGQERAVARAGTRFVRAIDARPWPLTASALVLLGVVLVCAGASFGPTTIGAQRWLAAFDHRDELARMLLDLRLPRLICALLAGALLAASGVLMQSIVRNPLAGPEVLGVTQGAGLATLAALVMWPLANHSTLAAASLAGGGITLALTLLLNRRHRYAPLAVALTGIVIGTLWTTLSQWLITQQSVQPARFVVWLVGGTYGRSWGEVTTLLPWCVLALPVFALLARPLDLLALGDDQAASLGLPIGVLRPLVLTVATLAACAAVAAVGPVGFIGLMAPHLASMLGARAHRTRLWLAAACGALVLVVADIAARTLLAPREIPAGVLTALIGAPYLLALLIVEARREKRGKR from the coding sequence ATGACGACGCTTGCCGCACGCAAACGCCTGAGCCGCAGCACCCAGGCGATGGACAGCTATCGCGCGCCCGTCAAGAGCCGCGTCACGACAATCGGCGCCGCGCTCGTTGCGTTGATCGTCATCGTGGCGGTGATGCGGCTCGCGCCCGGCTTCCGCACATGGCTCGCCGCGCCCACAGGCAGCGACGCCGCGCAGCTCGCCGGCATTCTGCTGTTCGACCTGAGCGTGCCGCGCATTCTGGCGGCACTGGTGGCGGGCGGCTGCCTCGCGGTGGCCGGCACCTTGTTTCAATCGCTGACGCGTAACCCTTTGGCTTCGCCCGATCTGCTCGGTATCACCGGCGGCGCGCAACTCGGCTTGCTCGCCGCGATGCTGGTGCCCTCGCTCGCGGGCGTGGCGTCCGTGCCGCTGCTGTTCGCGTGCGGTCTGGGCGCCGCCGCCTGCGTGGCCGCGGCGGCTGGCGGCTGGCGCGCGACGCCGTTGCGGCTCGTGCTCGCCGGCAGCGTCTGCATGCTGCTGTTCTCTGCGCTGACCACGCTGATTCTCGCGTTCTTCGAGCAGAGTATCGTCGGCGTGTCGTTGTGGGCGAGTGGCAGTCTTTATCAACCCGGCGCGGCGGGTTTGAAGATCGCCGCGTCCTGGCTCGTGTTGCCGCTGATCGCGTTGCCCTTCGTGATTCGTCCGCTCGATCCGCTCGCCTTGGGCGACGACGCCGCGGCGGCAGCCGGCGTTCGCGTGGATGCCACGCGCCTCGCGGCGATGGTGGTTGCGGTGGGCTTCGCGAGCGTCGCGGTGAGTGTCGCGGGACCGCTTTCGTATGTCGGCCTGATCGCGCCGAACCTGCTGCGTCAGATGCGGGGTGCGAAAGCGTCGCGGTTGGCCGCGCTCGTGCCCTTGTCCGCGCTGGTCGGCGGCGCGCTGGTGCTCGTCACCGATAGTGCCGTGCAGGCGCTCGATCTCGACGCGACGCTTTCGACCGGCGTGGCGATTGCCTTCGTCGGCACGCCGTTGATGCTCGCGATGATCCGCAGCGGCGCCGCATGGTCGGGCGCGTTGCATGCCGGTCAGGAGCGCGCCGTCGCGCGAGCGGGCACGCGTTTCGTGCGCGCGATCGATGCGCGGCCGTGGCCGCTGACGGCCAGCGCGTTGGTGCTGCTCGGCGTCGTGCTCGTGTGTGCGGGCGCGTCGTTCGGTCCCACCACGATCGGTGCGCAGCGCTGGCTCGCCGCGTTCGATCACCGCGACGAACTCGCGCGGATGTTGCTCGACCTGCGCTTGCCGCGCCTCATCTGCGCGTTGCTCGCGGGCGCGCTGCTCGCCGCGAGCGGGGTGCTGATGCAAAGCATCGTGCGCAATCCGCTCGCCGGACCTGAAGTACTGGGCGTGACCCAGGGCGCGGGCCTCGCGACGCTCGCCGCGCTCGTGATGTGGCCGCTTGCGAACCACTCGACACTGGCCGCCGCTTCGCTCGCGGGTGGCGGCATCACGCTGGCTCTGACGCTCCTGCTGAATCGCCGGCATCGCTATGCGCCGCTCGCGGTCGCGCTGACGGGCATCGTCATCGGCACGCTGTGGACGACGCTGTCGCAATGGCTGATCACGCAGCAAAGCGTGCAGCCCGCGCGCTTCGTCGTGTGGCTGGTGGGCGGCACATATGGGCGCAGCTGGGGCGAAGTGACGACGTTGCTGCCGTGGTGCGTGCTGGCCTTGCCGGTTTTCGCGCTACTCGCGCGGCCGCTCGATCTGCTTGCATTGGGCGACGACCAGGCGGCCTCGCTGGGCTTGCCGATCGGCGTGTTGCGTCCGCTGGTGCTGACGGTGGCGACGCTCGCCGCGTGCGCCGCGGTGGCCGCGGTGGGACCGGTGGGCTTTATCGGTTTGATGGCGCCGCATCTGGCGTCGATGCTCGGTGCGCGGGCTCATCGCACGCGCTTGTGGCTGGCGGCGGCGTGCGGCGCGCTGGTGCTGGTCGTGGCCGATATCGCGGCGCGCACGCTGCTGGCGCCGCGCGAAATTCCCGCCGGCGTCCTGACCGCGTTGATCGGCGCGCCTTATCTGCTCGCGCTGCTGATCGTGGAGGCTCGGCGCGAGAAGCGGGGCAAACGGTGA
- the fhuF gene encoding siderophore-iron reductase FhuF: protein MTRQLDNDQRAQCFAQFAPESIAHYLEHVWLGTPNAIEEPAFAGDATTSLSVICVSELTCYRTELLDAMVTLYGGEREMHARALLSQWTKYYFGFAATAGFVAAALLRRPLAMSPDTTHVVLRDGLPIAAYFAPDALQPVECAPARRYAPLVDHLNTVIETLCAMTKIAPRVLWSNAGNLLDYLFEQCAPQFDLTDDIAWLFGPIAADGETNPLRLPVRLAKPRAASLPNPFSARRVCCVRYEIPGETQLCGRCPLLLTMSDAEIALQAASH from the coding sequence GTGACGCGGCAACTCGACAACGATCAGCGCGCGCAGTGCTTCGCGCAATTCGCGCCGGAGTCGATCGCGCATTATCTCGAGCACGTGTGGCTCGGCACGCCGAACGCGATTGAGGAACCCGCATTCGCCGGTGACGCAACCACTTCGCTGAGCGTGATTTGCGTCAGCGAGTTGACCTGTTACCGCACCGAATTGCTCGATGCCATGGTCACGCTGTACGGCGGCGAGCGCGAAATGCATGCACGTGCGTTGTTGTCGCAATGGACCAAGTACTACTTCGGTTTCGCGGCGACGGCCGGATTCGTTGCGGCGGCGTTGCTGCGCCGGCCGCTCGCGATGTCGCCGGACACAACCCATGTCGTGCTGCGCGACGGTCTTCCCATCGCCGCGTACTTCGCGCCCGACGCATTGCAGCCGGTTGAGTGCGCTCCGGCACGCCGTTACGCGCCGCTCGTCGATCATCTGAATACGGTGATCGAGACGCTGTGCGCAATGACAAAAATCGCGCCGCGCGTGTTGTGGAGCAACGCCGGCAATCTGCTGGACTACCTGTTTGAACAATGCGCGCCGCAGTTCGATCTGACCGACGATATCGCGTGGCTCTTCGGTCCGATCGCCGCCGATGGCGAGACCAATCCGCTGCGTCTGCCCGTGCGCCTGGCAAAACCGCGCGCCGCGAGTCTGCCGAATCCGTTCAGCGCACGGCGCGTGTGCTGCGTACGTTATGAAATTCCTGGAGAGACGCAATTGTGTGGACGCTGCCCCCTGCTATTGACGATGAGCGATGCGGAAATCGCATTGCAGGCCGCTTCGCATTGA
- a CDS encoding ABC transporter substrate-binding protein yields the protein MNAVMAATLFSNAYAFAQGNGTAASPTQSNTAQAQPQTCKPLADNPIVSQASPSLPAQPKRIVVLEFMFAEDLAAVGITPVGMADPEYYPVWIGYDNARLASVPDIGTRQEPSLEAIAAAKPDLILGVGLRHAPIFAALERIAPTVLFKYGPNFTEDGARVTQLDWGRKILRTIGCLTGREEAARAVEAKVDAGFARDAQRLAEAGRRGEQVAWLQELGLPDRYWAFTGNSTAAGVAHALGLNLWPAEATREGTAYVSSEDLLKKPKLTVLFVSATEKDVPLATKLDSPIWRFVPARSAGRVGLVERNIWGFGGPMSALRLANTMTDTLLSLPAPGVNKQER from the coding sequence ATGAATGCTGTGATGGCGGCCACGCTGTTTTCCAACGCGTATGCGTTTGCACAAGGCAACGGCACTGCGGCCAGTCCAACTCAATCAAACACCGCACAAGCGCAGCCGCAAACCTGCAAACCGCTCGCCGACAACCCAATCGTCTCGCAAGCCAGTCCGTCGTTGCCCGCGCAACCGAAGCGCATCGTTGTCCTCGAATTCATGTTCGCCGAAGATCTGGCGGCAGTCGGCATCACGCCGGTCGGCATGGCCGATCCCGAGTACTACCCGGTGTGGATCGGTTACGACAATGCGCGTCTTGCGTCGGTGCCCGACATCGGCACGCGGCAGGAGCCGAGTCTGGAGGCGATTGCGGCGGCCAAACCCGATCTGATCCTCGGCGTGGGATTGCGCCATGCGCCGATCTTCGCGGCGTTGGAACGCATCGCGCCGACCGTGCTGTTCAAATACGGTCCGAACTTTACCGAAGACGGCGCGCGCGTCACGCAACTCGATTGGGGCCGCAAGATTCTGCGCACTATCGGCTGTCTGACGGGACGTGAGGAGGCGGCGCGCGCAGTCGAAGCCAAGGTCGACGCAGGTTTCGCCCGCGACGCGCAGCGTCTCGCCGAAGCGGGCCGTCGCGGCGAACAGGTAGCGTGGTTGCAGGAGTTGGGCTTGCCGGACCGCTACTGGGCGTTCACCGGCAACAGCACGGCAGCGGGTGTCGCGCATGCGCTCGGGCTGAACCTGTGGCCCGCTGAAGCGACGCGCGAAGGCACCGCGTACGTGAGTTCGGAAGATCTATTGAAGAAGCCGAAGCTGACCGTGCTGTTCGTCAGTGCGACTGAAAAGGATGTCCCGCTCGCCACCAAACTCGACTCACCGATCTGGCGTTTCGTGCCGGCTCGCAGCGCGGGGCGCGTTGGGCTTGTCGAGCGGAATATCTGGGGTTTTGGTGGACCGATGTCAGCGCTACGACTTGCCAATACGATGACCGATACGTTGTTGTCGTTGCCGGCGCCGGGCGTCAACAAGCAAGAACGCTAA